One window of the Gambusia affinis linkage group LG01, SWU_Gaff_1.0, whole genome shotgun sequence genome contains the following:
- the vgll4a gene encoding transcription cofactor vestigial-like protein 4, with the protein MLCTRMDLLNSQFLDKMNNNIGRLHYDDESRIPSLSTAVPTITGPSPHCPNKRKYGDEQMENRLNCDDDHMTKMSRMFATHLARPSAGDNRNEHWSLSHSSVERPNPYATISAYAIDQPLALTKAHSDPEVSRPVMSGSAERQQNRPSVITCAPASNRNCNLSHCHMNGCTPPPPDNQRKTNAKTVCDPVIEEHFRRSLGKNYKEAEAVSNSVSITGSVDDHFAKALGDAWLQIQARGSSHQTPEDDP; encoded by the exons ATGCTGTGTACTAGAATGGACCTGTTGAACTCTCAGTTCCTGGACAAGATGAACAATAACATTGGGAGACTGCACTACGACG ATGAGTCCAGGATCCCCTCCCTGTCTACTGCTGTGCCAACCATAACTGGGCCTTCCCCACACTGCCCAAACAAACGGAAGTATGGGGACgaacaaatggaaaacagacTCAACTGTGATGACGACCACATGACCAAAATGAGCAGAATGTTTGCTACTCACCT cgCTCGTCCGTCTGCTGGAGACAACCGCAATGAGCACTGGAGCCTGAGCCACAGTTCTGTGGAGCGGCCTAACCCGTATGCAACCATTTCTGCCTACGCTATAGACCAGCCGCTGGCTCTGACCAAAGCCCACAGTGACCCTGAAGTGTCACGGCCTGTCATGAGTGGGAGTGCAGAACGGCAGCAG AATCGGCCCTCTGTTATCACGTGTGCTCCAGCAAGTAACCGGAATTGTAACCTCTCACACTGCCACATGAATGGCTGCACTCCTCCCCCGCCTGACAATCAGAGAAAGACCAATg ctAAGACCGTATGCGACCCTGTCATTGAGGAACACTTCCGCCGCAGTCTTGggaaaaactacaaagaagCTGAGGCTGTGTCCAATTCGGTTTCTATCACGGGTTCTGTTGATGATCACTTTGCGAAGGCGCTGGGAGACGCCTGGCTTCAGATACAGGCCAGAGGTAGCAGCCACCAGACTCCAGAGGACGACCCATAA